Below is a window of Leguminivora glycinivorella isolate SPB_JAAS2020 chromosome 11, LegGlyc_1.1, whole genome shotgun sequence DNA.
TTTCTTTAATTATTGGTAAAAGATTCcacctacctacttataaagTCTAAACTTCATAAAATCCACTCGGTTCTTCGCACCGCCCCTCTCTAATCACTCCAATATGGTACCCCATCTGTGCTAAATGTCGGTGCGCGCACTCAAACTCGCACATATTGTTGTAAGTCACCCCGTTAGAGGCACAGAGGGGCATGTAGACCCTCCCGCAGGGGCAAGAGGGGGTGGGGGGATAGTTCTCGTGCGCTGATACCAACACCGTGAGAAGCGAGCACACTGTGGAACCAAACAAAACATTGCATGAGTGTAATCAAGCAAGCTAAAAATTTTGGCAAAGATTTGAATAGATAGCAAAGGAGTTATAAGTATCTAAAATCTACCATAATTTCATAAAGTTTAGTAAACAGGCAATATTCGTCCCCAATATGTACGTCCTCTCGTTTCGACTTTTCCTTTTTTATTAAATGCTATCGGTAGGGGTTCATACTTGTCATCAATACAGGGTgtttatagggttccgtagtcaactaggaacccttatagtttcgccatgtctgtctgtccgtccgtccgtccgcggataatctcagtaaccgttagcactagaaagctgaaatttggtaccaatatgtatatcaatcacgccaacaaagtgcaaaaataaaaaatggaaaaaaatgttttattagatgtaaagtgggggctgatattttttttcattccaaccccaacatgtgatatatcgttggataggtatttaaaaatgaataagggtttactaagaacgttttttgataatattaatattttcggaaacaatcgctcctaaaggaaaaaaaagtgcgtcccccccccctctaacatTTGAAccatatctttaaaaaaaatgaaaaaaatcacaaaagtagaacttataaagactttctaggaaaattgttttgaacttgttaggttcagtagttttttgacaaaaatacggaaaactacggaaccctacactgagcgtggcccgacacgctcttggccgattttttttaaatgacgcGTCAGTAGTAGTACTAACTGGCTATTAACAGCAGCCACCCGAAAGACCCCAAATGATAGtacaaaatatacattttctataaaaaaaaacaataaaaagcaAAACTATGTATAAACCACGCTGTAAAAACAAGTAATTACCCAATACATTTCGACTTACCCAATATTAGCTTCATTTTCCAGCACCCAAGTCTGTCCTTCCTCCAACGTGCGCCCCTTTATACACCTCACTTTAATCGCTTTATTCGCAATTGCGCGAATACGTCGTATTAATTGATAAAACTGCGATGTTCTGCGTCAAATCGACGGCGCTTCCGTTACGATTCGCATACATTAACTATTGTTTTTGTGGCATAATCATCGCGCCTGGATGCgcctgtatgtatgtaactattTACTATACTTAGGCTCATCTGTAGACCTATAGTaggtaaatatgtaggtacctatgtaactACAAATTTACTATAGGTGCTTAGGTAGGTACTTCTAGAGTTTATCTTGAGATGATCTAAGCAGATTTTTGATATGTTGACACCTTGATGAACACTAAAAGCCTATAGGCGTAATCTTTCTATTGTATCTGGACTAGTGCAAGGTGTTAAGTAAAGTCAAACATAGTAGGTACAAAAAGTACCTAGTCAGAGTAGTTAGTCCCCAAATCTAGACCGGCCTTCTAGTAGTAATTACCGTATTCTTACCAACCACTATATCTAGTATACCGCCACTTTTACGAACACAAAAACCGCGAACttctgaaacaaaaaaaacaattttctgTCGTGATTACGACCAATTACGACGTTGATCTCCCAGTCTGCTCAGTGTGCCCTACAATATATTCCCGTAATTTTAGGTAACTAAATAAACATCCTCTCTGGTAGTCACGGGGAACACCCTTGGCGGGTACTAGTAGTCTGGTACTCAGGACTCTGGGaattaacctattttttttttatagtcgaTGCTCGCTGACATTGATGGTTAGGAACAAGGAAGTAGGTTTGTCATGCTCGGTTCGGTTGTTGAACTAATAAAAGTCGACCTTCGAGTTCAACGTATTCGTTCAGTCATACCTTTACAAGTcaacgtatttttttaatacactcACAATTTTGTCGTGACGAGCTTAgtacgacacacgtgcgaaaaaaggtgtaggtatttaatttatcGCAATAAGTAgcgataaataaaatacaatcaaGGGGCTGTTTTGTGATCTATAAATCGATAAGCCCATAATTACTGCTTACATCTAGAGCGACTTCAAGTACGTACGTACTtcgctggctcagcgacccgaagtggatcttggcctccgacactagacttcgccattcgctcctttcctgtgcgatctgatgccatCCAGCAGTCACTTGAAGGgcacacaggtctttctggacctcgtcagtccatcggtacctgggccttccAACCGGCCGGCCGTTTCTCAGTGGCCGCACGATCCTCTTCCACCCTCTCCAAATGGCCGAGCCAGCGAAGACGGGCAGCCTTCCTCTCGCCGATGATGTACTTCAAATACCGACCCGAAGTAAGTTGACGAACGAACCTGTACTTGCTTCCCAGTGTTCTTGTAAAAGATAAAGTTAATATAATTATCTAATCCGCATACAATCTTTTATTTCACGGCCCTAAAATAACGATACGTTCTGGCCTAGCgcttgctacgccgcggtcctgggttcgaatcccggtaagggcatttatttgtgtgacgagcacagatatttgttcctgagtcatggatgttttctatgtatataagtatttgtaattatattgtatatatcgttgtctgagtacttgcaacacaagccttcttgagcttaccgcgggactcagtcaatctgtataagaatgtcctataatatttatttattttcccctcactagctcggaaacacgtgttttgtcctttaataccagcgggtaaaaacgcattttatccactagtgggtaaagtaatttgaccttgaataaagtcaaattaactgctttaaaattgataaaagtaggtgaatctagtaataaagatgatttaccacctgtggaactactggaagcagtgataaacgcattttttgcgttgtagtttcctcgctatagtgaggggaaaagttttgtgttacactcgggtgcaaatgtattttacttctcgtgtgttaaaaaactcgcaagttcaggattctattctcgaaccactcgcttcgctcgtggttcaactatagaatcctttcacttgctcgtttttcaattccacactcggcgttaaaatactactttgcccccttgtataacaaataactattatttacatATAGCATAGGTAATTTCAATACAAcagatgctgactgtacctattccACATACTAGGTAACATATTAAGCATGTTAAagaatgtaagtaggtactgcATAGTTATCTTGAGTGACCTAACAAATACTTACCTTtaaaaactaatatttacaatacttatttgctgtaaaataaaataacaaactgtGCTTGGTGCAGTGGTTATTACCCAAGACCGGTTACACTGGAATAATGCAGATATAGCAGGTGAGATAATGGTTAACTTAACTTAACACGAGTACTTGCTTGTAcatattaacccccttattcataaaacgtTCATTAAAGTTAGCAaggcgataaagttcgtttgtccctttctatcacaccaatacgtcggaaagggacaaacgaactttagcggcttgataactttagtgaacgtttatgaataagcgGGGTCTTACCCCCTTGAAGAGATTCCTACAGATTATTCAACAGGTAATTCAATGAATTGAGTTGTTTCTCCGTTATTTTCACCCCAGCGCCACCTGTTTGTAAACTTAGAGTCGGTATATCTTAGACGGGATCCGGAAATTATGAATGGGCtgactcttggccacagactagccaaatgcaaagacgtggcctatgatAGAGTGAggtcgcccagaagatgcctctTCACAGTCTTCACCCTAGATCTACCTAGACTAGGGTTAGTGAGGTGAGGCCTATATACCTCATAAAGTACGCACAGTGACGTACAGTCAATAATTGTCTTGGTATGCTCCGATATCTCTGATGGTGACTGTAATACCTACTGTATTTGGACTTCTTCAGATAGATGCCCATATCACATTTGTATCGATCATTCATAAATCTGCTTCGATGTAAAAGGAGAATTTATCCGAAAGAAATGTGACGATGTTTACCTTATAGGatatttggatattttataaaaGCGCAAAAAAACGTAAGGTTAACTTGAACGTCAGTTGCAgattccctaaaatggagggcGAAAAGGAAAATTTACTTTACGTCGGAAGTGTGAGTCATTATTTAAGGAAAGGTATTTCTTTATCAATGTTTACGTAAAGGAACAGAATCCAAAAATACAGTAACAGGTAAATACGCGATAAATATCCCTTTTCAGCgacaattataataattatccgGTTCCGGTGTCGTGTCGTGTCGTGATAATTGTCGTGTCAGCGTGTCGGGATTGAATAATGGGTTTTcacacatttttaatgtttttggccGTGAGGGCTCAATATGGAAATATTAGCTTTATTTCAGTAAGTCTGAACACCACACTAattcatggaagcggtccgccgagaatgagctacgagcggccGATGAGAGGAAGGCGTGGCGAGAGCTGGTGAAGGCACTGTGCACCTGGCGTGCCTTAGGACCACAACAacaaaatcaaatccatcacattaataaatattatatttaacaaaatcATCACCTCAGTCGATTCCgtctagcacgattagattttgaaatatttaagtggtcAAATCAAGGCGCTGGTCCAATAATCTTCCTTCCCTAGGCATCTAAAGTAAAGAAAAATATGTTTCCGATTTTTTTACCCATTTTGAAAACTGTTTGACGGCATCAGCACAGGAGTAGGTCGCCACGATATAGGATCTTGCATAATGCATGATCTCACCTATATTTCTGGGTAAGTAAGCAATGATGCAGCTGCCCCCTTCAGATCTCTGCACATAAGGAAAAATGTTTGTGACTAGCCCTCAAGTTATTGACATCCTTACATCGAACTGATAAGGGTCGGTAGTCACGATGGCGTAACTTCATATTGTCATCCAGGTCATAATTAAACACTTAGCAACACTTAACAAATGGCATTACGCCATTCAATAAATCTTACACGGTAAGGACTATATCTgctatcatcatcatatcagtccTTTATTGCCCACTGCTGATCATAGGCCTATCTAAATAATCAGTCTAATCTAATATAGTTGATGggcaatttttttcaaatttgtccaccctactttttttttggatttggaaatttttatgtgccttccactcagaatcgcgagctctttccatCCATCCTGAtacgagaaaaaaagtgtcccaagtttttttcccattccgttaccatttttacatacatgttgtatggcggtaacggaatggaaggtttgaaaaatgtatggaaatgttgggacattttttttctcctatcaggatcgaaagctgctacaaaaaaagtggggtatctagacaactttgaaaaaatggcccagttatAGTTTTAAGGGCAATATTGTTTAACCGCTGACACCCGAGATTCCAAAATTGAAAAGCGTAGCAAGTGTTtctaaaagtggaatcttgagcgttacgaTTGTTGTGAGGGCTCCAAGGGGCGGGGGTGAAACAACTTTTGCCACCAAGTGAAAACAATAGGTAACTATGAAATGTCAAATCCAAATTAATTACCTTCGTAATTTAAATTACTACGATATTTAATagatatatcatcatcatcatatcagccctttatcgcccactgctagCATattaggcctctcttctagtacgccacttgtcccggtcctgggctagtctcatccagttgtgatccGCAATTCTTCGGATGTCATCGACACATATATATAGTTAAATAAAAGTTAATCCAACAGCTAGCAATTGCAATATAATAAAACAACTCATGTTATTCATCAGACTTTCTTTGCCGGTTTTGCCACACACGTTGATAAGTAAATGCAACTTCCTCATTAGCTTTATAACGAGAGCTTCTACCAGTTGGAGTGGTAAACAAGAAATCTCCGTTTGCATACCTATCTAGGCTATCTAtacctaggtaggtactcatCTTGTCTTCATATCGTTTGTACACACAGTCTGTTGGCTCAAAGCTAGCACGACATGACTGATGTTTACTCACGAACGCCGTGATTCCTGATTCCTTCGAAAGTGACGTCATCAAAGAGGTCTCGGGTTTACCTGCTGGTGCttacttaaaagtgacgtcacacGGTGAATGTAAGTACAACATAGTTTGTACAACGTGGTGTAATCAGCGTAACCTTATTGTAGATCTAATTCGAAGGGAAAAGGTAAGCGGTACGTACGTGTAAGTAGTGTTGAGTAGTcgtcataaaaataaaagagcggAACCAAAGTATAGTAAGGAATACCTATTCCTCATGGGTTGATAGGTACATACGTAGctaaatacacaaacgctcacgataatatcgttgtCGTATAGCTAAGGtccctctatcgctcttctgtatttgGCGAAACtcagccagactgcgtttcgatcggcgtttagcgtcaacgattgtattTCATGGCGTCTCCTGACCTGACTGAATGCACTGTCAGCTCTAGATGTCCTAAATAGTACTTATTATTGCTACTACCCGACTACCCGTATCATGATTATCTTCAACAAgaataatagcaaataatagATACCTATTTGCCGCGGAGTAATATCCACATTCATTTATAATACGTAATAGGATACGGGTTATGCATGCCTAGATAATGCGAGGATCATGGATGCTAGGTCATTGATCTGTTACTATACATACTTACCTACTGATAAATGCGCACTGAGGTAAGATTGTGACAACCTTAGCTATCTAAACAGTGCCAAGGGACGCCCCTTGTACATTACCATATATTTTTCTATCCAGTTCCCACTAATTATGACGAATTCTTCGCAAATAACATAACAAAtcataaaataagtaaaaaccTCTTGGGATTAGTCAACATCACAACGAATActgtttatatttatattccCGTATATTGTTCGGCTTCGCAGAACGGACGTAAATATATTTAGCAGTGATTGACACgttcataatttaattatattcataTATTTCCTGTTCAACAGATTACTGTAAATtacataaatccatactaatattacaaatgggaatgtgtgtgtgtctgtttgtttgtccgtctttcacggcaaaacgtagcaacgaattgacgtgattttttaagtggatatagttgaagggatggaggagagtgacataggctacagcgggcaaaagctagttaggtATAATTATGACCTTAAAGTATAGAAGTATATGTAACTAGGAGTTTTTTTGCAGAATGAAAGGACATTAGGTACTTAAGTAGTGATTTCTTATATCGATAAATTAAAGTATCGATGCATTCCTATACCTATACAAGTGATGTGTGAGATAAAAATACATACCTAGTACctagtacatattttttttgtaattataaaaaaatatcggtAATGAAATCATAGGTACCCAATGCCTATATAATTAGGTCAAAACTATAGAAACTCATGTAAGTACCTAgctaaatatttttatgtaaaaaaggCAACATACTTAACTATATtggttcgttctcaaaaaaatgtggcaccgtcagggtaaagtgaatgaaaaaaaatcgttttgatagtgaaaatggttttttgtatctttttggatttaaatatgtttttgagtgcatcaatgatacggaatttgcaggagggaacgaaatagtcgtaaaaacgtagaacttatagcgagttgaaattttagacatacaggagaaagtgaatagacagggtagcagggaaaacgtggcaggataaagagagtttgaataaaaaaacaagtttaccactaataattcaacgtatatcgactattatgatttcgttaggattcaatttttttctttaagtagaaacaaaaggaaaaaaaaagtatttttttaaacaatatccattattttttattcaaaacagttgaagtacagtaagtgatatctgattattattttcagtcacgatgcctgcagtgtttgactggtagagaatgccttaaggcattatgtacaccattttgtacttttttatgtgcaataaagaataaataaataagtacctacaatcacagtcttgtaaaacaacaaagcacatatcatgattcacaatgtgagttgtacttgtggatgtaatgcctgcaatggctgccccagtggaagagttggttcgtctccttgatgtctccttggtaacagatgtcgagataatgaggtcagtatttaaataaaatgagggccactctagggccggacggtgtgccttggctctttaaacatcttggaagtagattacgtggccacattgacgactgcctccgagagggtataaattctcgttggaaggtgggcagactgtgcctttcgaaaaaagggtagtccagctgactgtcccttaggataccgtcccattgtcctcctagatgaaactggcacgatgttgagcgcatcatcgtaagtctcatctactgctgtgcacgcattttgaaagacacgtgcccaaacatcagagatcgggttccgggaggagcgatagacgcaattgatgcgctgcataaatacagtggtctggtagcagagaaaaggcagggagctatcgcagtatctcttgacattgccaattacttcggctttcttccttatgtggtaataaaataggcgcattgcttccacgatgcgcctttctatttgaagatcatcattcaccatagggcattaccttgcagatagagtactgctcaatgaatcaggaggaagatgcctagaaagacgaatggagtgtggtgttcctaccggctgcgccatataaacgtatagggacaggtcaatgagactacgtgctcaaatcaagactgacttctttattcttcttcttacccacatgcatattcataataatcataacctacccacagttttccacaggggtcggtactgggcgcctgctctggagcattggctttgacttggctatcagagtagtccaacttctccgcatgatcaccatttgttatgccgatgacacaatagtagccgtgaggggaagaaagtaccaggataataaggagagccacagtggtaactgagctcacagttaggcgcattaatttgtttgggcttgcggtgttactcgccacgaccgatgacgtggttttcgaaggaaaggttggcttctgcccgaagaaagtgattgctgccgacctagccaaaatgataatcgttgacgctatacgccgatcgaaatgcaatctggttctgtaatgcctatatgcaagagcgatagggatgttgccttgcctgttggcggtgaggcggtccctcttacgccccaaattaagtacttgggcttaaattcaaaccaaaattggtactccgaggaacattttatcaaattggttcctagcctcgtcgggactgcttcggcgctgagcagactattgcccaatatcgaaggacccaatgcaccatatcggcgcttatatgcgaacgtcatccgcagcgtgtatacagaatttcagctcagtcggttgaatatttctgcttcaaattgggttgcaagatttgacctcaacatacatacaaacatacatacatacatacattgcaagttagtaaaaaccatgtcaaaatagcttttttttacttgtgtttctttatcctgtcaacagtcactttaccctgcagagtgatggcaggataaagttacacagggtgtagtgaaaatccgattaactagatattatctccgaaactgttgataatacaactgtcataattttaatataaatagttatacttcaatacaacattaaaatgttattggtaaaaaaactgccgtattaatattttaaaataatcatgccagaataaagtggacatacctgttacaaactccgaacgtcacactttgaaaacttctaaccacaagaccgcagcacctcacacacaaacctttacaccggcggctagaaccatactggctacgtgttttacgtatattagggcctcaataagactttctgtgtgtgagtgaggtgcaataccgcggacgcacaggatatggagaaaatatcgctggaaaaactttgaaggtgaaaattagtgttcaaaagtaatcgaaacatcccgtgcaacgtatatttaagaatatagtagtctattctctacaaaaaacgatattttattatcataaaactgcaatttaataatctatagagcgaaaacttgagcagtgtcgcgttgtgacaaggcagggtacagtagaaaacggtcttctttaatttttttttacaaaagtattatatttatagaaaaaatatgtgttggcctcgatgtgtcacgttaatgcctacttatgaaaattttaattatatgtgaaaattatatatttcgcatactttctattcaaaaacgtgatggcagggtacgatgccactattttgagaattaccccTAAACCAATTTTGTTATTGACAATGCGAGCAAATGAAACCAATAACTTAGTCAAGGGCCTACTTACCTACACAATGGTATAAGATAGTTCACTTTCAATATTAATAAATGGGTAGTGTCAATATCTATTATTTAATGATGGTTGTCATTAGGGAGTAGACGTtgttatttacaataaatatcgATAATAGAGCTTTTAGATATaatgtttacgtttatttttaattaatccGATTGTAATTTGCGTAGACACCTACTTAATACGAgtaattatgtattatatttgTGTAAACTTACAGCATTATGTCCTTAAAAGtattctctgctttgcctaaaggttgactggtagagaatgccttatggcattaagttcgcctattgtacattgtatttctttgttcaataaagattaaataaataaataaaattatcacattatccgacccgatcccgatatcggatttcggaaggatttcaaaagcaaaaatttaaaatctagGATAAAATGCCTTCAATGTTTTTGCCTTTTTTTTGCgtatagtttgtgctagatttcctctaagtctacatttagtacacctactcGTACTTACAAGATTacatttattattctccactacctaggttgtctggaagagatcgctctttagcgataagaccgcctcttgttttacctcttaagttgttgtgtatacttactatattgtttcctgtagtgaggtgtgcaataatagttatttacaagggggcaaagttgtattttaacacacgagaagtaaaatacatttgcaaccgagtgtaacacaaaacttttcccctcactatagcgaggaaactacaacgcaaaaaatgcgtttatcactgcttccagtagttctacaggtggtaaatcatctttattactagattca
It encodes the following:
- the LOC125231067 gene encoding serine protease inhibitor Kazal-type 1-like isoform X2 produces the protein MKLILVCSLLTVLVSAHENYPPTPSCPCGRVYMPLCASNGVTYNNMCEFECAHRHLAQMGYHIGVIREGRCEEPSGFYEV